From a region of the Nocardioides ginsengisegetis genome:
- a CDS encoding Rv3654c family TadE-like protein — MSRRDERGSVTLVVVACAGVLLVLGAALGVVSALVKAHRDAQSAADLAALAAAQAAARGGDPCGVGSVLASANGAVLVGCSVTGRDVQVRVRVAGPHWLGQLADLEAEARAGPG; from the coding sequence GTGAGCCGGCGCGACGAGCGCGGTTCGGTCACGCTCGTCGTGGTGGCCTGCGCCGGGGTCCTGCTCGTCCTCGGCGCGGCCCTGGGCGTGGTCTCGGCACTCGTGAAGGCCCATCGCGACGCGCAGTCGGCCGCCGACCTCGCCGCCCTCGCGGCCGCGCAGGCGGCGGCCCGAGGGGGTGACCCGTGCGGCGTGGGATCGGTGTTGGCCTCGGCCAACGGAGCGGTGCTCGTCGGCTGCTCGGTGACCGGTCGGGACGTCCAGGTGCGCGTGCGTGTCGCCGGCCCGCACTGGCTGGGTCAGCTCGCCGATCTCGAGGCCGAGGCGCGGGCCGGACCCGGGTGA
- a CDS encoding TadE family type IV pilus minor pilin codes for MRRAPGQCGAATAELALAMPLLLAVTVGLVWLLSVGAAQVRIVDAARESARAAARGDAEGVAVARGLAVAPDGSRITLGSDGDRVTVTATGEVAGPGGLFRFVPGVHLHATAVAAVEELP; via the coding sequence ATGAGACGAGCCCCCGGGCAGTGCGGCGCCGCGACGGCCGAGCTCGCCCTGGCGATGCCGCTGCTGCTCGCGGTCACGGTCGGGCTGGTCTGGCTGCTCTCCGTCGGGGCGGCACAGGTCCGGATCGTCGACGCGGCGCGGGAGTCGGCCCGGGCCGCCGCCCGCGGAGACGCGGAGGGAGTGGCGGTGGCGCGTGGGCTCGCCGTCGCCCCCGACGGCAGCCGGATCACACTCGGGTCCGACGGTGATCGGGTGACCGTGACCGCGACCGGTGAGGTGGCGGGACCGGGCGGGCTGTTTCGCTTCGTGCCCGGCGTGCACCTGCACGCCACCGCGGTGGCCGCGGTCGAGGAGCTGCCGTGA
- a CDS encoding TadA family conjugal transfer-associated ATPase, producing the protein MTGDLEAVRERLAREPGDLTPHRVAVALRESGRPVGDATVLAVYEALRRDVVGAGPLEPLLRLPGVSDVLVNGAEHVYLDRGEGLEPTDVRFPDEESVRRLAQRLAALGGRRLDDASPYVDLRLADGSRLHAVLSPVSRPGTVISLRVPRATAFSLPELVEAGTLDAATARLVAAVVESRLAFLVTGGTGTGKTTLLSALLSLVDPRERLVLVEDASELRPEHPHVVGLESRPPNIEGAGAIDLRTLVRQALRMRPDRLVVGEVRGGEIVDLLAALNTGHEGGCGTLHANSALDVPSRVEALALAAGLGREAAHSQLASAVDVVLHLGRGRDGRRRLRQVAVPVRTPAGLVAMEAALDLAPDGGAVPGPAAARLDALLARRWSA; encoded by the coding sequence ATGACGGGCGACCTCGAGGCGGTCCGCGAACGGCTGGCGCGCGAGCCGGGCGACCTGACGCCCCACCGGGTCGCGGTCGCGCTGCGCGAGTCGGGCCGGCCGGTCGGTGACGCGACGGTGCTGGCGGTCTACGAGGCGCTGCGGCGCGACGTGGTCGGCGCGGGACCGCTCGAGCCGCTGCTGCGGCTGCCGGGCGTGAGCGACGTACTCGTCAACGGTGCGGAGCACGTCTACCTCGACCGCGGCGAGGGCCTCGAGCCCACCGACGTCCGCTTCCCCGACGAGGAGTCGGTCCGCCGCCTGGCCCAGCGCCTCGCGGCCCTGGGCGGTCGTCGGCTCGACGACGCCAGCCCGTACGTCGACCTCCGCCTGGCCGACGGCAGCCGCTTGCACGCGGTGCTGTCGCCGGTGTCCCGGCCAGGCACCGTGATCTCGCTGCGCGTGCCCCGGGCCACCGCCTTCTCCCTCCCCGAGCTGGTCGAGGCCGGCACCCTCGACGCCGCCACGGCACGGCTCGTCGCGGCGGTCGTCGAGTCGCGGCTGGCGTTCCTGGTCACCGGCGGCACAGGCACCGGCAAGACGACCCTGCTCTCGGCCCTGCTCAGCCTGGTCGACCCGCGGGAGCGCCTGGTCCTAGTCGAGGACGCGAGCGAGCTGCGCCCCGAACACCCCCACGTGGTCGGCCTCGAGAGCCGACCGCCCAACATCGAGGGCGCCGGCGCGATCGACCTCCGCACCCTGGTCCGCCAGGCGCTGCGGATGCGGCCCGACCGGCTGGTCGTGGGGGAGGTGCGCGGGGGCGAGATCGTGGATCTCCTCGCCGCCCTCAACACCGGCCACGAGGGAGGATGCGGCACGCTCCACGCCAACTCGGCGCTGGACGTCCCGAGCCGGGTGGAGGCGCTGGCTCTCGCGGCGGGGCTGGGCCGCGAGGCCGCGCACAGCCAGCTCGCCTCGGCGGTGGACGTGGTCCTGCACCTCGGCCGCGGGCGCGATGGACGCCGCCGGCTGCGGCAGGTGGCGGTGCCGGTGCGGACGCCGGCCGGCCTGGTGGCCATGGAGGCCGCGCTCGACCTGGCGCCCGACGGTGGGGCGGTGCCCGGGCCGGCCGCCGCGCGGCTCGACGCCCTGCTGGCACGGCGGTGGTCGGCGTGA
- a CDS encoding type II secretion system F family protein, producing MSSQAWLAGVSAAAAAFLLVPGRPRLSRGPATAAPPTPRAGGLRRHRLLLALLAGAGGALFVDGRAGPVAGLAVAVAAWVVAGRAEPADVRRRRALVRRDLPHLVSLFASALRSGTAPEDALRLVCAALPGPAAERLDRVGARLALGLDPVEVWGSLVDDPDLAPLGRALARAQATGASVVRSVERLADELGERARGDVEERARAVGVKAAVPLGLCLLPAFVLIGIVPLVAALLTSLDL from the coding sequence GTGAGCAGCCAGGCGTGGCTCGCCGGCGTCTCCGCGGCCGCGGCCGCGTTCCTCCTCGTGCCCGGGCGGCCCCGTCTGTCGCGTGGGCCGGCCACGGCCGCGCCGCCGACGCCGCGGGCTGGCGGGTTGCGGCGCCACCGGCTCCTGCTCGCTCTCCTCGCCGGGGCGGGCGGTGCGCTCTTCGTCGACGGCCGCGCCGGGCCGGTGGCGGGGCTGGCTGTCGCGGTCGCGGCGTGGGTCGTGGCCGGACGCGCGGAGCCCGCCGACGTACGCCGTCGCCGGGCCCTGGTCCGGCGGGACCTGCCGCACCTCGTCAGCCTGTTCGCCTCGGCCCTCCGGTCCGGCACGGCCCCCGAGGACGCGCTCCGGCTGGTGTGCGCCGCCCTGCCCGGCCCCGCAGCCGAGCGCCTCGACCGGGTCGGCGCCCGGCTGGCCCTCGGCCTCGACCCGGTCGAGGTCTGGGGCTCGCTCGTCGACGACCCCGACCTGGCGCCGCTCGGACGGGCCCTGGCCCGGGCGCAGGCGACGGGCGCCTCGGTCGTGCGCTCGGTGGAGCGACTCGCCGACGAGCTCGGCGAGCGGGCACGGGGCGACGTCGAGGAGCGCGCCCGGGCGGTCGGCGTCAAGGCGGCCGTCCCGCTCGGCCTGTGCCTGCTGCCGGCCTTCGTGCTGATCGGGATCGTCCCCCTGGTGGCAGCCCTGCTCACCTCGCTCGACCTGTAG
- a CDS encoding DUF4244 domain-containing protein: MTAPSATTTRQSEHGITTAEYAVGTAAGAGLAGLLYKLLTGGFGDQLLHTLFDHVLSLLGIG, translated from the coding sequence ATGACAGCACCGTCCGCCACCACGACCCGGCAGTCCGAGCACGGCATCACGACCGCGGAGTACGCCGTCGGCACCGCCGCCGGCGCCGGGCTCGCCGGCCTGCTCTACAAGCTCCTCACCGGCGGCTTCGGCGACCAGCTGCTGCACACGCTCTTCGACCACGTGCTCTCGCTGCTGGGCATCGGATGA
- a CDS encoding type II secretion system F family protein produces the protein MILAAGCAALAVLLLLPRRPSLPTPRAVPLPAAVAGAGLLLAGAAIAVPGRRMVLLVIGAGVLAGAAHLVVARRRRLAVRATAQRVRETCELLAAELAAGQPPGAALDRAAASWPPLAPAAAAFRVGADVPAALRGLATGPGCGDLRLVAAAWQVAHRTGQGLAEAVDRVARDLRAAAATGRVVDGELASARATARLVAGLPVLSLATGSGAGGDPWGFLLGHPVGLACLAAGLVFGFVGLAWIETIARAVDAGP, from the coding sequence GTGATCCTCGCGGCCGGGTGCGCGGCCCTCGCCGTGCTCCTGCTGCTGCCGCGTCGACCGTCCCTCCCGACGCCCCGGGCCGTGCCACTCCCGGCGGCCGTCGCCGGCGCCGGGCTCCTTCTCGCCGGGGCGGCGATCGCCGTGCCCGGCCGCCGGATGGTGCTGCTCGTGATCGGTGCCGGGGTGCTGGCCGGCGCGGCCCACCTCGTGGTCGCACGACGCCGACGGCTGGCTGTCCGGGCGACGGCCCAGCGTGTCCGGGAGACGTGCGAGCTGCTCGCCGCCGAGCTCGCAGCAGGGCAGCCGCCCGGTGCCGCGCTCGACCGGGCCGCCGCCTCCTGGCCCCCCCTCGCACCCGCCGCCGCGGCCTTCCGGGTGGGGGCCGACGTCCCCGCCGCCCTCCGTGGCCTCGCAACCGGCCCGGGCTGCGGGGACCTCCGGCTGGTCGCGGCTGCCTGGCAGGTGGCCCACCGCACCGGGCAGGGCCTCGCCGAGGCGGTCGACCGGGTGGCCCGCGACCTGCGCGCCGCGGCGGCCACCGGCCGCGTGGTGGACGGCGAGCTGGCCTCGGCACGCGCGACGGCGCGCCTGGTCGCCGGGTTGCCCGTGCTGTCCCTGGCGACGGGCTCGGGGGCCGGGGGCGACCCCTGGGGCTTCCTGCTCGGCCACCCGGTCGGACTCGCCTGCCTCGCTGCGGGCCTGGTGTTCGGCTTCGTCGGGCTCGCCTGGATCGAGACCATCGCCCGGGCCGTGGACGCCGGGCCGTGA